A section of the Papio anubis isolate 15944 chromosome 16, Panubis1.0, whole genome shotgun sequence genome encodes:
- the CSF2RB gene encoding cytokine receptor common subunit beta isoform X4, producing the protein MALTQRLLSMALLALCWGHRLAGAEETILLRTLRCYNDYTSHITCRWADTQDAQRLVNVTLFRRVNEDPPEPVSCDLSEDMPWSACPYPRCVPRRCVIPYQSFVVTDVDYYSFRPDRPLGTQLTVTLTQHVQPPAPKDLQISTDQDHFLLTWSVAPGSPQSHWLSLGDLESEVVYKRLQDSWEDAATFLSNASQATLGPEHLMPSSTYVARVRTRLASGSRLSGRPSEWSPEVRWDSQPGDEAQPQNLQCFFDGAAVLSCSWEVRQEVASSVSFGLFYKPSPDAGEEECSPVLREGLGSLYTRHHCQIPVPDPGTHGQYIVSVQPRKAEKRIKSSENIQMAPPSLNVTRDGDSYSLRWETMKMQYEHIDHTFEIQYTKDTATWKDSKTETLQNAHSMALPALEPSTRYWARVRVRTSRTGYNGTWSDWSEVCSWDTESVLPMWVLALVVIFLTIAVLLALRFCGIYGYRLRRKWEERIPNPSKSHLFQNGSAELWTPGSMMAFTSGSPPHQGPWDSRFPELEGVFPVGFGESEVSPLTIEDLRHVCDPPSGPDTTPAASDLPTEQPPSPQPGPPASSHTPEKQVSSFDFNGPYLGPPHSRSLPDILGQPEPPQACGSQKSPPPGSLEYLCLPAGGQVQLVPLAQAMGHGQAMDVERRPSQGAAGSSSLESGGDPAPPALGPRVGGQDPKDSPVAIPASSGVPEDPGVASGYVSSADLVLPPHSGASAVSLVPSPGIPSDQTPSFCPGLASGPPGAPGPVKSGFEGYVELPPTEGQSPKSPVNNLVPPEVRSPVLNPGERRADVSPTSPQPEGLLVLQQVGDYCFLPGLSPGPLSPRSKPSSPGPCPEIRDLDQACQVKKPPGQAVPQVPVIQLFKVLKQQDYLSLPPWEVNKPGEVC; encoded by the exons ATGGCGCTGACCCAGAGGCTGCTCTCCATGGCCCTGCTGGCCCTGTGCTGGGGGCACAGACTGGCAGGGGCAGAAG AAACCATCCTGCTGCGGACCCTACGCTGCTACAATGACTACACCAGCCACATCACCTGCAGGTGGGCGGACACCCAGGATGCCCAGCGGCTTGTCAACGTGACCCTCTTTCGCcgggtgaatga GGACCCTCCAGAGCCAGTGTCCTGTGACCTCAGTGAAGACATGCCCTGGTCAGCCTGCCCCTATCCCCGCTGCGTGCCCAGGAGATGTGTCATTCCTTACCAGAGTTTTGTCGTCACGGACGTTGACTACTACTCATTCCGACCAGACAGGCCTCTGGGCACCCAGCTCACCGTCACTCTGACCCAGCATG TCCAGCCTCCTGCGCCCAAGGACCTGCAGATCAGCACCGACCAGGACCACTTCCTGCTGACCTGGAGTGTGGCCCCTGGGAGTCCCCAGAGCCACTGGTTGTCCCTGGGGGATCTGGAGTCTGAGGTGGTCTACAAGCGGCTCCAGGATTCTTGGGAG GATGCAGCCACCTTCCTCTCCAACGCCTCTCAGGCCACCCTGGGGCCAGAGCACCTCATGCCCAGCAGCACCTATGTGGCCCGAGTGCGGACCCGCCTGGCCTCAGGCTCTCGGCTCTCGGGACGTCCCAGCGAGTGGAGCCCAGAGGTTCGCTGGGACTCCCAGCCAG GGGACGAGGCCCAGCCCCAGAACCTGCAGTGCTTCTTTGACGGGGCCGCCGTGCTCAGCTGCtcctgggaggtgaggcaggaggtggcCAGCTCAGTCTCCTTTGGCCTCTTCTACAAGCCCAGCCCAGATGCAGG GGAGGAAGAGTGCTCCCCAGTGCTGAGGGAGGGGCTCGGCAGCCTCTACACCAGGCACCACTGCCAGATTCCCGTGCCCGACCCCGGGACCCATGGCCAATACATCGTCTCCGTCCagccaaggaaggcagagaaaCGCATAAAGAGCTCAGAAAACA TCCAGATGGCCCCTCCATCCCTCAACGTGACCAGGGATGGAGACAGCTACAGTCTGCGCTGGGAAACAATGAAAATGCAATACGAACACATAGACCACACATTTGAGATCCAGTACACGAAAGACACGGCCACGTGGAAG GACAGCAAGACTGAGACCCTCCAGAACGCCCACAGCATGGCCCTGCCAGCCCTGGAGCCCTCCACCAGATACTGGGCCAGGGTGAGGGTCAGGACCTCCCGCACCGGCTACAATGGAACCTGGAGCGACTGGAGTGAGGTGTGCTCCTGGGACACCGAGTCGG TGCTGCCCATGTGGGTGCTGGCTCTCGTTGTGATCTTCCTCACCATCGCTGTGCTCTTGGCCCTCCGCTTCTGTGGCATCTACGGGTACAG GCTGCGTAGAAAGTGGGAGGAGAGGATCCCCAACCCCAGCAAGAGCCACCTGTTCCAG AACGGGAGTGCAGAGCTTTGGACCCCAGGCAGCATGATGGCCTTCACCAGCGGGAGCCCCCCACACCAGGGGCCGTGGGACAGCCGCTTCCCTGAGCTGGAGGG GGTGTTCCCTGTAGGATTCGGGGAGAGCGAGGTGTCACCTCTCACCATAGAGGACCTCAGGCATGTCTGTGATCCACCATCTGGGCCTGACACGACTCCAGCTGCCTCCGATCTGCCCACAGagcagccccccagcccccagccaggcccacctgcctcctcccacACGCCTGAGAAGCAGGTTTCCAGCTTTGACTTCAATGGGCCCTACCTGGGGCCGCCCCACAGCCGCTCCCTGCCTGACATCCTGGGCCAGCCAGAGCCCCCACAGGCGTGTGGGAGCCAGAAGTCCCCACCTCCAGGGTCCCTGGAGTACCTGTGTCTGCCTGCTGGGGGGCAGGTGCAGCTGGTCCCTCTGGCCCAGGCGATGGGACATGGCCAGGCCATGGACGTGGAGAGGAGGCCGAGCCAGGGGGCTGCAGGGAGTTCCTCCCTGGAGTCTGGGGGAGACCCTGCCCCTCCTGCTCTTGGGCCAAGGGTGGGAGGACAGGACCCAAAGGACAGTCCTGTGGCTATACCCGCGAGCTCTGGGGTTCCTGAGGACCCTGGAGTGGCCTCTGGTTACGTCTCCTCTGCAGACCTGGTACTCCCCCCACACTCAGGGGCCTCGGCTGTCTCCCTGGTTCCCTCTCCGGGCATCCCCTCAGACCAGACCCCCAGCTTCTGTCCTGGGCTGGCCAGTGGACCCCCTGGGGCCCCAGGCCCTGTGAAGTCAGGGTTTGAGGGCTATGTGGAGCTCCCTCCAACTGAGGGCCAGTCCCCCAAGTCCCCAGTGAACAATCTTGTCCCCCCTGAGGTCAGAAGCCCTGTCCTGAATCCAGGGGAACGCCGGGCAGATGTGTCCCCAACATCCCCACAGCCCGAGGGCCTCCTTGTCCTGCAGCAGGTGGGCGACTATTGCTTCCTCCCCGGCCTGAGCCCCGGCCCTCTCTCACCACGGAGTAAACCCTCTTCCCCGGGACCCTGTCCTGAGATCAGGGATCTAGACCAGGCTTGTCAAGTCAAGAAGCCCCCAGGCCAGGCTGTGCCCCAGGTGCCCGTCATTCAGCTTTTCAAAGTCCTGAAGCAGCAGGACTACCTGTCTCTGCCCCCTTGGGAGGTCAACAAGCCTGGGGAGGTGTGTTGA
- the CSF2RB gene encoding cytokine receptor common subunit beta isoform X2 — protein sequence MALTQRLLSMALLALCWGHRLAGAEETILLRTLRCYNDYTSHITCRWADTQDAQRLVNVTLFRRVNEDPPEPVSCDLSEDMPWSACPYPRCVPRRCVIPYQSFVVTDVDYYSFRPDRPLGTQLTVTLTQHVQPPAPKDLQISTDQDHFLLTWSVAPGSPQSHWLSLGDLESEVVYKRLQDSWEDAATFLSNASQATLGPEHLMPSSTYVARVRTRLASGSRLSGRPSEWSPEVRWDSQPGDEAQPQNLQCFFDGAAVLSCSWEVRQEVASSVSFGLFYKPSPDAGSAVLLREEECSPVLREGLGSLYTRHHCQIPVPDPGTHGQYIVSVQPRKAEKRIKSSENIQMAPPSLNVTRDGDSYSLRWETMKMQYEHIDHTFEIQYTKDTATWKDSKTETLQNAHSMALPALEPSTRYWARVRVRTSRTGYNGTWSDWSEVCSWDTESVLPMWVLALVVIFLTIAVLLALRFCGIYGYRLRRKWEERIPNPSKSHLFQNGSAELWTPGSMMAFTSGSPPHQGPWDSRFPELEGVFPVGFGESEVSPLTIEDLRHVCDPPSGPDTTPAASDLPTEQPPSPQPGPPASSHTPEKQVSSFDFNGPYLGPPHSRSLPDILGQPEPPQACGSQKSPPPGSLEYLCLPAGGQVQLVPLAQAMGHGQAMDVERRPSQGAAGSSSLESGGDPAPPALGPRVGGQDPKDSPVAIPASSGVPEDPGVASGYVSSADLVLPPHSGASAVSLVPSPGIPSDQTPSFCPGLASGPPGAPGPVKSGFEGYVELPPTEGQSPKSPVNNLVPPEVRSPVLNPGERRADVSPTSPQPEGLLVLQQVGDYCFLPGLSPGPLSPRSKPSSPGPCPEIRDLDQACQVKKPPGQAVPQVPVIQLFKVLKQQDYLSLPPWEVNKPGEVC from the exons ATGGCGCTGACCCAGAGGCTGCTCTCCATGGCCCTGCTGGCCCTGTGCTGGGGGCACAGACTGGCAGGGGCAGAAG AAACCATCCTGCTGCGGACCCTACGCTGCTACAATGACTACACCAGCCACATCACCTGCAGGTGGGCGGACACCCAGGATGCCCAGCGGCTTGTCAACGTGACCCTCTTTCGCcgggtgaatga GGACCCTCCAGAGCCAGTGTCCTGTGACCTCAGTGAAGACATGCCCTGGTCAGCCTGCCCCTATCCCCGCTGCGTGCCCAGGAGATGTGTCATTCCTTACCAGAGTTTTGTCGTCACGGACGTTGACTACTACTCATTCCGACCAGACAGGCCTCTGGGCACCCAGCTCACCGTCACTCTGACCCAGCATG TCCAGCCTCCTGCGCCCAAGGACCTGCAGATCAGCACCGACCAGGACCACTTCCTGCTGACCTGGAGTGTGGCCCCTGGGAGTCCCCAGAGCCACTGGTTGTCCCTGGGGGATCTGGAGTCTGAGGTGGTCTACAAGCGGCTCCAGGATTCTTGGGAG GATGCAGCCACCTTCCTCTCCAACGCCTCTCAGGCCACCCTGGGGCCAGAGCACCTCATGCCCAGCAGCACCTATGTGGCCCGAGTGCGGACCCGCCTGGCCTCAGGCTCTCGGCTCTCGGGACGTCCCAGCGAGTGGAGCCCAGAGGTTCGCTGGGACTCCCAGCCAG GGGACGAGGCCCAGCCCCAGAACCTGCAGTGCTTCTTTGACGGGGCCGCCGTGCTCAGCTGCtcctgggaggtgaggcaggaggtggcCAGCTCAGTCTCCTTTGGCCTCTTCTACAAGCCCAGCCCAGATGCAGG CTCTGCTGTGCTCCTCAGGGAGGAAGAGTGCTCCCCAGTGCTGAGGGAGGGGCTCGGCAGCCTCTACACCAGGCACCACTGCCAGATTCCCGTGCCCGACCCCGGGACCCATGGCCAATACATCGTCTCCGTCCagccaaggaaggcagagaaaCGCATAAAGAGCTCAGAAAACA TCCAGATGGCCCCTCCATCCCTCAACGTGACCAGGGATGGAGACAGCTACAGTCTGCGCTGGGAAACAATGAAAATGCAATACGAACACATAGACCACACATTTGAGATCCAGTACACGAAAGACACGGCCACGTGGAAG GACAGCAAGACTGAGACCCTCCAGAACGCCCACAGCATGGCCCTGCCAGCCCTGGAGCCCTCCACCAGATACTGGGCCAGGGTGAGGGTCAGGACCTCCCGCACCGGCTACAATGGAACCTGGAGCGACTGGAGTGAGGTGTGCTCCTGGGACACCGAGTCGG TGCTGCCCATGTGGGTGCTGGCTCTCGTTGTGATCTTCCTCACCATCGCTGTGCTCTTGGCCCTCCGCTTCTGTGGCATCTACGGGTACAG GCTGCGTAGAAAGTGGGAGGAGAGGATCCCCAACCCCAGCAAGAGCCACCTGTTCCAG AACGGGAGTGCAGAGCTTTGGACCCCAGGCAGCATGATGGCCTTCACCAGCGGGAGCCCCCCACACCAGGGGCCGTGGGACAGCCGCTTCCCTGAGCTGGAGGG GGTGTTCCCTGTAGGATTCGGGGAGAGCGAGGTGTCACCTCTCACCATAGAGGACCTCAGGCATGTCTGTGATCCACCATCTGGGCCTGACACGACTCCAGCTGCCTCCGATCTGCCCACAGagcagccccccagcccccagccaggcccacctgcctcctcccacACGCCTGAGAAGCAGGTTTCCAGCTTTGACTTCAATGGGCCCTACCTGGGGCCGCCCCACAGCCGCTCCCTGCCTGACATCCTGGGCCAGCCAGAGCCCCCACAGGCGTGTGGGAGCCAGAAGTCCCCACCTCCAGGGTCCCTGGAGTACCTGTGTCTGCCTGCTGGGGGGCAGGTGCAGCTGGTCCCTCTGGCCCAGGCGATGGGACATGGCCAGGCCATGGACGTGGAGAGGAGGCCGAGCCAGGGGGCTGCAGGGAGTTCCTCCCTGGAGTCTGGGGGAGACCCTGCCCCTCCTGCTCTTGGGCCAAGGGTGGGAGGACAGGACCCAAAGGACAGTCCTGTGGCTATACCCGCGAGCTCTGGGGTTCCTGAGGACCCTGGAGTGGCCTCTGGTTACGTCTCCTCTGCAGACCTGGTACTCCCCCCACACTCAGGGGCCTCGGCTGTCTCCCTGGTTCCCTCTCCGGGCATCCCCTCAGACCAGACCCCCAGCTTCTGTCCTGGGCTGGCCAGTGGACCCCCTGGGGCCCCAGGCCCTGTGAAGTCAGGGTTTGAGGGCTATGTGGAGCTCCCTCCAACTGAGGGCCAGTCCCCCAAGTCCCCAGTGAACAATCTTGTCCCCCCTGAGGTCAGAAGCCCTGTCCTGAATCCAGGGGAACGCCGGGCAGATGTGTCCCCAACATCCCCACAGCCCGAGGGCCTCCTTGTCCTGCAGCAGGTGGGCGACTATTGCTTCCTCCCCGGCCTGAGCCCCGGCCCTCTCTCACCACGGAGTAAACCCTCTTCCCCGGGACCCTGTCCTGAGATCAGGGATCTAGACCAGGCTTGTCAAGTCAAGAAGCCCCCAGGCCAGGCTGTGCCCCAGGTGCCCGTCATTCAGCTTTTCAAAGTCCTGAAGCAGCAGGACTACCTGTCTCTGCCCCCTTGGGAGGTCAACAAGCCTGGGGAGGTGTGTTGA